The region GAACAGGAAGAAGTCGAAAGGAAAAAACAAGAAGCTGTAGCTAACGCAAGAAAAGAAGTAATAGAAAAGCAATTTAGTTCATGGGACGGCGCTCATATTAAACTTTCAAGATTGATAAAGGATTCTATGAACGATCCGGACAGCTATGAACATGTTGAAACTAAATATTGGGACATGAAAGATCATCTTATTGTAAATGCAACATTCAGAGGAAAAAATGCTTTTGGAGGAGTCGTAAAAAACACAGTGAAAGCAAAGATTTCTCTTGATGGTGAAAACATCGAAATTCTTGAACAATACTAAGATAAATAAAAATACTAAACGAAACAATAACTACTAAAAAACAGCGATCAAGACGATTGCTGTTTTTTTATTGATTTTTTGCTTTAGTTCGAGTCCCATTCTCCGGTCGGCTATTTTTCAGGCAAACCATTTTTTTAATGGCTTGAATGAGCCTCTCGGGTCTTACTCGATACTAAAAGCTTGATGCGGAGAAGGTGGGATTCGAACCCACGAGAGCGATTAAGCCCTACCTCGTTAGCAGTGAGGCGCACTAGACCAACTATGCGACTTCTCCAAAATATATTAAATTTTCTTTAAATCAACCAAAAAATCAACTTAACAATTGAAAGGATAGCATCTTATCGTCTAAATATCAAGGTTTGACTTCAATCTTTATTTGTGCTACTATTGTTCCCAGGTGAAATATAGCGATCGATTCAAACATAAAACGATAGTTTTTGAGAAGCTGTCAAAGTAGATCACCGGTTAAATATCCCTTTCGGGATAATTCTAGAAAGAGAGGTGAACTATTTTAATGGCTTTTCAAAACGACGGTCAGAGACCACAAAGACAAATGTTTGATGTTACGGCATTAAACATTACTTGCGCAGAATGCGGAGCAGCAATAACCGAACTTCCATTCCAACCAACCGAAAAAGAAGATGGAACATTTGGAAGAATATATTGCTACGAATGCAACAAAAAAAGACTCAAAAGCAGAGGACCAAAAAGAGATTTTGGTGGAGGCGGAAGAAGCCGATACTAATCCTTCTGGACTGGATAGAAAAAGACGCTCTTAATGAGCGTCTTTTTTGTTAAAAAATAAAAGAGGCAGCAATAGCCTCTTTTAATATATGCTAACTAACAATCTATTCCAATATTCCATCCAGATTGACATCGTAAATAATCTGTTCCTGAACCAATCTATAGTTAATAATTTCTTTATCTTCAAACCAATGCTTAATTTCCATTTCTGCTTCTTCCACCGATCCGGAAGCGTGAATAAGATTTCTAACCGCTCTCTTGTCAGAATCGGACATTTGATATGAATCAAGAACAAAATCACCGCGAATTGTTCCAACGTCTGAAGTTAAAGGTTCCGTTCCGCCAGTAATCTTTCTCACAATTTTAACCGCATGTGCTCCTTGCCAAACCATCGCAATTACCGGGCCACTGGTCATATATTTTTTTAGATTTCCTAAAAGAATTTCCGTTATTTCAAGGGGATTTTCTGATGGAGGAGTAAGCCCCTTGTCTAAATATCCTTTGATTGTTTTTTCTCCAGTAATTCTTCTCCAATTGGGATCAAGGGTATAATGTTTCTCGATATGCTCCGCTTCAGGAACTAGCATCTTAATCCCAATCAATTTGAGCCCCATTCTCTCGTAACGTTTAATTATTTCTCCCACCAAAGTCCTTTGCAATCCATCCGGTTTGATTATTACAAGCGTTCTTTCCTCTTTGAAATGTTTTTCCATAAATTTGTATGTTTAAAATTAACTTTAACGGAATTCTATCAGTTAGCTTAGATTAAATCAAGATGTTGATATCACATAAACGACGCGACTGCGCTTACTACTAAAATTATAACCATCGTTGCCATTATACCAATAGCCACCTTGAGCATAGTATCCTGTTTTTCCATGGGATATCATGTTAAATGATTAAAAAAATTTTATAAACTAAACTGCCGGTTGAACCGGAGGCGCAGCAGCAATTGCGTCATTCTCCATCTTGGAAAATGCCAGATATCCCGGAACTATTATATTTGCCACAGGAATAATCATCAGTATTCCAATCCAGCTTGGTTTTTTCACTGCTTCTGAAATAGCCATCCAAAGAAGAATGGAAAAGATTAAATTTACGAAAGGAATAAAAAACATTATTATCCACCACATCGGTTTTTTGGCAATTTGAATCATCAAAATCAAGTTGAGAATCGGGATCCAAGCAAACCAGGCATTTTCCGTATTGGTTTTTTTGGCAATTTTCACAAGACAGATTGCCACATAAAGGTACACGGCTATAGCAAAAATCATAACGAACGCAAACATCCCAAACGCAAAAAGGGCAAAACCTTTAGCGACATCGTCAGGAATATTTGACGAAGCTTGATAGCCGGAACTATAATCATAGTTCATAATTTTTCTCCCCTAAAATTATTTTATTACTCTTTTATTTTACATTAATCCACTGCGCACGGCAAGTCTTTCCGGCAACTATAAACAATATCCCCCATTTCATCCGTCCGGAAAATATTAATGCCTTTTTCTTTCAGCAAATTCGTTGTTTCTTCATTCGGATGGCCATAGGAGTTATCCTTTCCAACGGAAATAATCGCATCTTTAGGATTAATTTTTTCCAGAAATTCAGCGCTAGTTGAATATTTTGATCCATGATGGGCAACTTTTAAAACTTGCGAAGCAATGTCTTCTCCGAAATTAATAATTTCTTTTTCTTGCTCTTTGGGCAAATCTCCCGTCAAAAGAAAACTATTTTCTCCATAATTAATTTTAACCGCCACGCTTCCGCTATTAGACTGATTATCCTGAATATTGCCAATTCCAGAAAACGGATAGATAATTTCGGCTAAGGCGCCACTGGGAAATTTTACCGCCAATCCCCTTTTCGCTTCAATATTTTCTGCTCTTTCATTTGCAATATCGTCTTGAAATCTTTTGAAAGTCTGCGTTTCGCTTTGGTCTCCGGTCTTAACGATAGTTTTAACATTATAGAAATTTAAAACATTTATCAGCCCGGCGATATGATCCTGATCGGGATGCGTCGCCAGCATTACTTCAATATTTCGGTCCCAAAATGGAATATACTTCCCCAATTTATTGAGCAATAATTTTCCGTCCCGCCCGCCATCGATCAACATTTGATAGGAACCTTGCGAAACCAAGATTGCATCACCTTGGCCAACATCGAAAAAAATAACTTTTAATTCATCGGATTTTTGGGAAGAATTAATAACACTCGCCAAAACTACGCCAAGAGCCAAAAGCGATAACATTAATCCATATTTTAGTTTGCGATTGAACATAATGAAAAAATATGTCATTCCGAGCGAGCGATAGCGAGTCGAGGAATCTAATCTAAAAATGTTTTATTAGATCTCTCGACTCCGTGTCGCGGCGACACTTCGCTCGAGATGACAAATGCATGCATTTTAATTTTTGTCTTGATCAAAAACACCAGACCAAATAATATCACATACCAACCGACAACCCACCCAACACTAAAATTATCCACACTTGCACTCGACCAACTTAAATTCGCCAAATAATTTACTGTTTCTATGATATATTTAAGCGGAAGAAACGCAATCCAGGCAAAAGGCAGAGAAACCAAGTTTGATGCCAGTCCGACAACGGATGCAAGAAAGACCAAAAGCATCGCAAGCGGAATTATCGGAAGAATCAAAGCATTTGATAAAAGAGAAATAATTGATAATATATGGAAATTATACATTATTATCGGCAAAACAAATATAGTTGCGCTTAAAGTTAACAAAATATTTTCAAAAATTCCCCCGAATTTAAATTTTTTAAAAACAAATTTTTCCCAAAACGGAGCTAATTCAATAATTCCCAGTGATGCTAAAAATGATAATTGAAATCCAATATCCCATCTTAAAAGCAAGGGATTCAGCAAAAGCATAACCGCTGCCGCAAAAATAATCGCATTGAATGAATTCGCTAATCTACCGTTTTTCATCGCCCAAAGAAGCAGAGAACCCATCACTCCGGCGCGAATAGCCGATGAAGGAAAACCGACTGACAACACAAACAAAAATATACCCACCACCGCAAACCAAAAAGCCTGTTTTCTCCAAAGTCCCAAAAATATTCCGGCCAGCATTAAATATTCGGCAATTATTGTTACATTGAAACCGGAAACCGCCACAATATGCGAAAGTCCGGTCTTGGAAAAATTATCCGCCACGTCTTTGGAAAGCGCGCTGTTCCCGCCAAAAATCAATCCATTGGCCAGGGCCGCTTCCGGTTCGGGAATAACAGCGTTTATATTATTCGATAATTTATTTTTAAAGTTAAGAATTGCCAAATAAATTTTATTTCCTTCATTTTTACCTGTTTCCTGATAATTCGCATTTTGGCAGAGATAAAAAATTCCATCCTTGGCCAAATACATCCGATAATCGAATTCCCCATCTTTATTCTCCGGAATTTTTAATAAGCACTTTAAGTCAAGTTCGTCTCCATAATTTAAATCCGCATAAAGATTAGCGTTAATCAAAATCTTCAGATTATCTTTGGTTTTCACGATGACATTTTGATATTTGTCTTTGGTTATCGGCTCTTTTACTACAATTACTTTTTCTGACACTTCCCTTCCTTCCAAATTGGCATTATTTATTTTTTCCATTTTATTGCCGGTTAGCCAAGAACCGAAAACAAAGAAGATGATGCCAAATGACACCACCGCGATAATTTTATTTTTGTAAAATACGGCCAGAATTATAACTGCTGCCAGGATAAAAAAATATAATAATACTAAATTTATCTCAAAAAACGACCGCCCAAAAATCCCAAAAATGAAACACAAAGATAATATAAGAAAAATCCTGGATTTGTTCATTAGTTTAAAATTTCCACTATTTTTGTTTTGGCTGTCTTTCCTCCGATTATATTGACTTGACTCTTAGAAACATCAAAATAATCAGCTAATATTTTCACTAAAGCTTCGTTTGCTTTGCCTTGAACCGGCGGAGCAGTTATCCAAGCTTTGTATTCCCCTTCCGAAATTTTTTCTATTTTATTCCTTGATGATTTCGGAATTACTTTGATGTAAATTATCATATTTTTTATCCTCTTATTCCAAACTTCCCGAAATTATTTTTTATTTTTTCGCCAATCGAATCGAGATTTATCATTTTCCCCTTAGTTACCTTTTTGAGATTGGGATCTAATATTTTTCCCTCCCTATATTCCTGAAGATAATAAGCTCTAGCTCCTTTTATCCATTTGGAAATTTCATCAAAATCTTTTTCTTCGTGAATTCCGGGAACCACTGTCGTCCTGAATTCATAATCAATTCCGCTGTTCATTATCATATCCACGCTTAATTTTATTCTTTCCAAATCCGCCATTCCTCCAGTGGTTTTTTTGTACTTTTCCGGAGCATTTTTAATATCCATCGCGATAAAATCGACCATTTTGTTCTGAATGATATTTCGGAGAGCATCAGGCCGGCTTCCATTGGAATCCAATTTCACAAAATAACCGAGATTTTTAACTTTTTTGATGAAATCCACTAAATCCGGCTGAATTGTCGGTTCGCCTCCCGTAATACAAACTCCCTCCAATTTCCCTTTCCTTTTTTTCAGAAATTCAAAAAACTCTTTTTCTATATTACTGTAAACTGATAACTGCCAGTCAAGAACTAATTCCGGATTATGGCAAAACGGGCAGCGAAAAGAACAGCCGACTGTAAAAACCGTGGTTGCTATTTTTCCCGGATAATCAATGAGCGTCAATTTTTGATAACCGCCAAGTACCACAAAAATAATTTACAACTATCAATTTACTTGTTTTCAATGAATTTTCAATTTTCCAATTAATTAATTTTCAAACATTGGAAATTGAGTCATTGTAAATTTATTGTAAATTGATTATTGATCATTGAAAATTAAACGTGTTTACTAATTAGGGCAACCTGAATACTGAAAAACAGATTGCCCCTATTCATAAATGCAACTATTTTTTTACGATAAACTCTTTCCTGTCTTCGAATTCTGCCTGTTTTCCCTCGTGCCATTGCTGAACCGGACGGATGTATCCTACAACACGAGAATACACTTCAGTTTTTTGTTCCACCACGCATTTCGGACAAGTATAGTGCTCCCCGGAAAGGTACCCGTGCACCGGACAGATACTAAAGGTCGGAGTCAGAGTAAAATACGGCAGAGAATAATTTTCGGCAATTTTCCGAACCAACTTTTTGGTTGTTTCAATATCGTATATTCTTTCGCCCAAAAATCCGTGAAGTACCGTTCCTCCGGTATATTTCGTTTGAAGCTTATCCTGAAGCTCCAAAGCTTCAAAAAGATCATCGGTAAAATTGACCGGAAGCTGGGAAGAATTGGTATAATAAGGCTCGGCGCTATTGTTTTTTACCTCTTCGTTATTGGCAAAAATCATATCCGGATATTTCTCGCGATCGATTCTGGCCAATCGATAGGTAGTTCCTTCGGCCGGAGTAGCTTCCAGATTAAAAAGATTTCCTGTTTCTTTTTGATATCCGATAATTCTATCGCGCATATGTACCAGCATTTCCTCAGCCAATTTTTGTCCTTCTTTGGTGGCAATATTTTTTCCGATTAAATTCAAAATTGCTTCATTCATTCCGACAAGCCCGATAGTTGAAAAATGATTAGACCAATATTTTCCGCGGCGCATTTTTATAGATTCCAGATACACTTTGGTGTACGGATACAAACCTTTATCGGTAAGATTTTCTATCATTTCTCTTTTAATTTCCAAACTTTCTTTAGCTAAATCCATTAGATGATTAAGATTCTGGTAAAATTCTTTTTTGTTCTTTGAGATATATCCGAGGCGGGGAAGATTGACTGTAACTACTCCAACCGATCCGGTTTGCGGATTAGCGCCAAAAAGTCCTCCTCCGCGCTTGTATAGCTCACGGTTGTCGAGCCTAAGCCGGCAGCACATGCTTCTGGCATCTTCCGGATCCATATCGGAATTGATGAAATTGGCAAAATAGGGAATTCCGTATTTGGCGGTCATTTCCCAAATCGGATTAAAATTTTCATCTTTCCAATCGAAATTTTTTCCAATATTATAAGTTGGAATCGGAAAAGTAAAAATTCTTCCGCTGGAATCGCCTTCGATCATTACTTCGGCAAAAGCCTTGTTGATCATATTCATCTCTTCCTGAAATTCTCCGTAAGTTTCTTTTTGGGGTTCTCCTCCGATAAGTACCGCTTCTTGAGCCAGAGTTTTTGGAGCTTTAATGTCCAAAGTAATATTGGAAAATGGAGTCTGAAAACCAACGCGAGTGGCCACATTCATATTAAAAACAAAGGATTGGATGTTTTGCTTCACTTGTTCATAATTCAGCTTGTCATAGCGCACAAAAGGAGCCAGAAGCGTATCAAAATTAGAAAAAGCCTGAGCGCCGGCTACTTCTCCCTGAAGAGTATAGATGAAATTTACCATTTGTCCGAGTGCGGCGCCAAAATGTTTGGCCGGCTTGCAGGAAACTTTTCCTGAAACTCCAGTGAAACCGCGCCTTAGCAAATCTTGAAGATCCCATCCACAGCAATAAGCAGCGATGAGTTGAAGATCGTGAATATGAAAATCTCCTTCTTTATGAGCATCCCGAATTTCCGGAGTGTATACTCTATTCATCCAATATTTGGAACTGACAATGGAAGCCACATAATTATTGAGTCCCTGAAGAGAATATGACATATTGGCATTCTCTTTAACTTTCCAGTCCATTTCTTGAATATAGCTGTCAACCAGATTGACTGCTTCATCGATTGTTTTTTCAGTTTCACGGATTTTTTCGTGCTGGCTTCGGTAGAGAATATAACCCTTGGCAGTTTCATCATAATCTAAAATCATCAAAACTCTTTCCACCAAATCCTGAATCTCCTCAATTTCCGGCAAATATCCTTTCTTGTTATTTTTGTTAAGAAGCTGGACTACTTTATCCGTCACTTTCTGCGCATCTTTAAAATTGCCTTCTCCGGTTGCGACAAAAGCTTTCGCCACTGCAACAGTAATCTTTCTTGGATCGAAAGAAACTACTTTCCCGCTTCTTTTGACAACTTTGCGGACTTGGTTTTTTTGGACTTTTGGACTTTTGGACTTTTGAGCCATTTTCTTCTTTTTCATTTTTGTTTTTGCCATTTTTGTCTGCGAGCGGAGCGAGCGGCTACAAAAATGAGCATCCCGCACCAATTCGATATTAAAACTTTAGTATATTAGTTGCTTAAGCCGCACTCGCCTCGAGCAAGGCGTTTCCGAGAGATAAAACATACAAATTATCGCCAGACTCACTCGGAATTGGTGCTGGGATAATCCATTATTACTAGATTATTTTATCCGCTTCTTTTTTAAAGCTTTCCGCACTGCCGAATGATTTGTAGACACTGGCAAATCGCAAATAGGCCACATCGTCGGTTTCTTTAATCTTATCTAAAACTATTTTTCCTATTTCCTTGCTGGTTATTTCGCAGTTCTCCTTGGATTGGATTTCGTA is a window of Parcubacteria group bacterium DNA encoding:
- a CDS encoding ribonucleoside triphosphate reductase; this encodes MAQKSKSPKVQKNQVRKVVKRSGKVVSFDPRKITVAVAKAFVATGEGNFKDAQKVTDKVVQLLNKNNKKGYLPEIEEIQDLVERVLMILDYDETAKGYILYRSQHEKIRETEKTIDEAVNLVDSYIQEMDWKVKENANMSYSLQGLNNYVASIVSSKYWMNRVYTPEIRDAHKEGDFHIHDLQLIAAYCCGWDLQDLLRRGFTGVSGKVSCKPAKHFGAALGQMVNFIYTLQGEVAGAQAFSNFDTLLAPFVRYDKLNYEQVKQNIQSFVFNMNVATRVGFQTPFSNITLDIKAPKTLAQEAVLIGGEPQKETYGEFQEEMNMINKAFAEVMIEGDSSGRIFTFPIPTYNIGKNFDWKDENFNPIWEMTAKYGIPYFANFINSDMDPEDARSMCCRLRLDNRELYKRGGGLFGANPQTGSVGVVTVNLPRLGYISKNKKEFYQNLNHLMDLAKESLEIKREMIENLTDKGLYPYTKVYLESIKMRRGKYWSNHFSTIGLVGMNEAILNLIGKNIATKEGQKLAEEMLVHMRDRIIGYQKETGNLFNLEATPAEGTTYRLARIDREKYPDMIFANNEEVKNNSAEPYYTNSSQLPVNFTDDLFEALELQDKLQTKYTGGTVLHGFLGERIYDIETTKKLVRKIAENYSLPYFTLTPTFSICPVHGYLSGEHYTCPKCVVEQKTEVYSRVVGYIRPVQQWHEGKQAEFEDRKEFIVKK
- a CDS encoding ComEC/Rec2 family competence protein; this translates as MFNRKLKYGLMLSLLALGVVLASVINSSQKSDELKVIFFDVGQGDAILVSQGSYQMLIDGGRDGKLLLNKLGKYIPFWDRNIEVMLATHPDQDHIAGLINVLNFYNVKTIVKTGDQSETQTFKRFQDDIANERAENIEAKRGLAVKFPSGALAEIIYPFSGIGNIQDNQSNSGSVAVKINYGENSFLLTGDLPKEQEKEIINFGEDIASQVLKVAHHGSKYSTSAEFLEKINPKDAIISVGKDNSYGHPNEETTNLLKEKGINIFRTDEMGDIVYSCRKDLPCAVD
- a CDS encoding nucleoside-diphosphate kinase codes for the protein MEKHFKEERTLVIIKPDGLQRTLVGEIIKRYERMGLKLIGIKMLVPEAEHIEKHYTLDPNWRRITGEKTIKGYLDKGLTPPSENPLEITEILLGNLKKYMTSGPVIAMVWQGAHAVKIVRKITGGTEPLTSDVGTIRGDFVLDSYQMSDSDKRAVRNLIHASGSVEEAEMEIKHWFEDKEIINYRLVQEQIIYDVNLDGILE
- a CDS encoding anaerobic ribonucleoside-triphosphate reductase activating protein, translated to MVLGGYQKLTLIDYPGKIATTVFTVGCSFRCPFCHNPELVLDWQLSVYSNIEKEFFEFLKKRKGKLEGVCITGGEPTIQPDLVDFIKKVKNLGYFVKLDSNGSRPDALRNIIQNKMVDFIAMDIKNAPEKYKKTTGGMADLERIKLSVDMIMNSGIDYEFRTTVVPGIHEEKDFDEISKWIKGARAYYLQEYREGKILDPNLKKVTKGKMINLDSIGEKIKNNFGKFGIRG
- a CDS encoding ComEC/Rec2 family competence protein: MNKSRIFLILSLCFIFGIFGRSFFEINLVLLYFFILAAVIILAVFYKNKIIAVVSFGIIFFVFGSWLTGNKMEKINNANLEGREVSEKVIVVKEPITKDKYQNVIVKTKDNLKILINANLYADLNYGDELDLKCLLKIPENKDGEFDYRMYLAKDGIFYLCQNANYQETGKNEGNKIYLAILNFKNKLSNNINAVIPEPEAALANGLIFGGNSALSKDVADNFSKTGLSHIVAVSGFNVTIIAEYLMLAGIFLGLWRKQAFWFAVVGIFLFVLSVGFPSSAIRAGVMGSLLLWAMKNGRLANSFNAIIFAAAVMLLLNPLLLRWDIGFQLSFLASLGIIELAPFWEKFVFKKFKFGGIFENILLTLSATIFVLPIIMYNFHILSIISLLSNALILPIIPLAMLLVFLASVVGLASNLVSLPFAWIAFLPLKYIIETVNYLANLSWSSASVDNFSVGWVVGWYVILFGLVFLIKTKIKMHAFVISSEVSPRHGVERSNKTFLD
- a CDS encoding DUF5684 domain-containing protein, which codes for MNYDYSSGYQASSNIPDDVAKGFALFAFGMFAFVMIFAIAVYLYVAICLVKIAKKTNTENAWFAWIPILNLILMIQIAKKPMWWIIMFFIPFVNLIFSILLWMAISEAVKKPSWIGILMIIPVANIIVPGYLAFSKMENDAIAAAPPVQPAV
- a CDS encoding DUF167 domain-containing protein is translated as MIIYIKVIPKSSRNKIEKISEGEYKAWITAPPVQGKANEALVKILADYFDVSKSQVNIIGGKTAKTKIVEILN